A stretch of the Nematostella vectensis chromosome 1, jaNemVect1.1, whole genome shotgun sequence genome encodes the following:
- the LOC5506314 gene encoding nucleoredoxin-like protein 2: protein MNIFAGRQLRKRSGVIVYPEEVLQNKVVAIYFSASWCPPCQKFTPLLKDFYEEKIQSKEQFEIVFVSSDKTDSDLDSYMKECHGDWLAVPFGSEITKELKTRYHITTIPKLVVVTDDGEVVTMMGRRDVTENANSCYKQWAHAVALARGEVATTNTKGTTVSEI, encoded by the coding sequence ATGAATATATTTGCTGGGAGACAATTGCGTAAACGATCTGGTGTGATAGTCTACCCTGAGGAAGTTCTTCAGAACAAAGTGGTGGCGATATATTTTTCTGCTAGCTGGTGTCCACCGTGCCAAAAGTTTACCCCGCTCCTGAAAGATTTTTACGAAGAGAAGATCCAATCAAAAGAACAGTTTGAAATAGTGTTTGTGTCTTCAGATAAAACTGACTCTGACTTGGACTCGTACATGAAGGAATGCCATGGTGACTGGTTAGCAGTGCCATTCGGAAGTGAAATAACCAAGGAGTTAAAGACTCGATAccacattactaccatcccaAAGCTAGTAGTAGTTACTGATGATGGAGAAGTTGTGACGATGATGGGTAGACGGGATGTTACGGAGAATGCGAACAGTTGCTACAAACAATGGGCTCATGCAGTTGCTTTAGCAAGGGGTGAAGTTGCGACCACGAATACAAAAGGAACCACGGTCAGCGAAATCTGA